In the genome of Streptomyces collinus, one region contains:
- a CDS encoding TIGR03767 family metallophosphoesterase, which translates to MSRTRSVAGSGRGIHRRSVLAATGAVALSGGVGYALRPSDSQAATIKESTDTAVAASSRRAPAAPLAPYTKGTTLASVAAPRGGSGYRRLNDGPGWQRVVRSDLAAPKPGRAGRRTPLAAFVQLTDLHIIDAQHPLRLEYLRSADIHAWRPHEALTVQGAIALVERINALRGAPVTGAPLHFAMTTGDNTDNNAKSELDWFLKIMSGGRITPNTGDPRRYEGVQNSGLKQYWQPDAAVRDSDKQAGFPHLDGFLKAAIREVRSPGLNLPWYSTVGNHDTLPMGCYASHGDSYLTELAVGGKKLMDVSAAEAQRLQAQIKKARDPQGVRYHDFLKSHARSTRSVTPDERRAPFTPAEYLQAHLDPAHRGVGPAGHGYSSANLDAGTQYYAFRISDDVIGISLDTTDSGGHYEGSIGTAQLKWLDKTLRDNKDSYAVIFSHHTSKTMTNLRSDPARPAERRHDGQEVLALLGNHPRVLAWVNGHIHKNVITPHALASGGSFWEISTASHVDFPQLARVIELTDNKDGTISLFTTLVESSAPHRTDFSDLSQTGLAALYRELSLNAPGASTSLGGDPEDRNTELVLKKA; encoded by the coding sequence ATGTCGCGCACACGCTCAGTCGCCGGCTCCGGCCGGGGCATCCACCGTCGTTCCGTCCTCGCCGCCACCGGAGCGGTCGCCCTCTCCGGAGGCGTCGGCTACGCCCTTCGGCCCAGCGACAGCCAGGCCGCCACCATCAAGGAGAGCACCGACACCGCCGTGGCGGCCTCCTCGCGCCGGGCACCGGCCGCTCCGCTGGCCCCGTACACCAAGGGCACCACCCTGGCGTCCGTCGCCGCCCCGCGCGGCGGCTCCGGCTACCGGCGTCTGAACGACGGACCCGGCTGGCAGCGGGTCGTCCGCTCCGACCTGGCCGCGCCCAAGCCCGGCCGGGCCGGCCGCCGTACCCCGCTCGCCGCGTTCGTGCAGCTCACCGACCTGCACATCATCGACGCCCAGCACCCGTTGCGTCTGGAGTACCTGCGCTCGGCCGACATCCACGCCTGGCGGCCGCACGAGGCGCTGACCGTGCAGGGCGCGATCGCGCTGGTGGAGCGGATCAACGCGCTGCGCGGCGCCCCCGTCACCGGCGCTCCCCTGCACTTCGCCATGACCACCGGCGACAACACGGACAACAACGCCAAGTCCGAGCTGGACTGGTTCCTGAAGATCATGAGCGGCGGGCGCATCACGCCCAACACCGGTGACCCGCGCCGGTACGAGGGGGTCCAGAACAGCGGCCTCAAGCAGTACTGGCAGCCCGACGCCGCGGTCCGCGACAGCGACAAGCAGGCGGGCTTCCCCCACCTCGACGGCTTCCTGAAGGCCGCGATCCGCGAGGTGCGCAGCCCCGGCCTCAACCTGCCCTGGTACTCGACGGTCGGCAACCACGACACCCTGCCGATGGGCTGCTACGCCTCACACGGCGACTCCTACCTCACCGAACTCGCCGTCGGCGGCAAGAAACTGATGGACGTCTCCGCGGCCGAGGCGCAGCGGCTCCAGGCGCAGATCAAGAAGGCCCGCGACCCCCAAGGTGTCCGCTACCACGACTTCCTCAAGTCCCACGCCCGCTCCACGCGTTCGGTCACCCCCGACGAGCGTCGCGCGCCCTTCACCCCGGCCGAGTACCTCCAGGCGCACCTGGACCCGGCCCACCGCGGCGTCGGCCCGGCCGGCCACGGCTACTCCTCCGCCAATCTGGACGCGGGCACCCAGTACTACGCCTTCCGCATCTCCGACGACGTCATCGGCATCAGCCTGGACACCACCGACTCCGGTGGCCACTACGAGGGGTCCATCGGCACGGCCCAGCTGAAGTGGCTCGACAAGACGCTGCGGGACAACAAGGACTCCTACGCGGTGATCTTCAGCCACCACACCAGCAAGACGATGACGAACCTCCGCAGCGACCCGGCCCGCCCCGCCGAGCGCCGCCACGACGGCCAGGAGGTCCTCGCCCTGCTCGGCAACCACCCCAGGGTGCTCGCCTGGGTGAACGGCCACATCCACAAGAACGTCATCACCCCGCACGCCCTGGCGAGCGGCGGTTCCTTCTGGGAGATCTCCACCGCCTCCCACGTCGACTTCCCGCAGCTGGCCCGGGTCATCGAGCTGACCGACAACAAGGACGGCACGATCTCCCTGTTCACCACGCTGGTGGAGTCATCGGCCCCGCACCGCACGGACTTCTCCGACCTCTCCCAGACCGGCCTCGCGGCCCTCTACCGCGAGCTGTCCCTCAACGCGCCCGGCGCCAGCACCTCGCTCGGCGGCGACCCGGAGGACCGCAACACCGAGCTGGTGCTCAAGAAGGCCTGA
- the pepN gene encoding aminopeptidase N, which yields MPGENLSRDEARERAALLSVDGYEVSLDLRSAVGEDRGDGPRTFRSVTTVRFRCNEPGASSFADLIAPSVTAVSLNGRDLDPGEVFDGCRITLEDLAADNELVVDAQCAYSRTGEGLHRFVDPEDGEVYLYTQYEPADSRRVFANFEQPDLKAPYRFEVRAPEGWTVWSNGAGEQADGVWRFAETKPISTYITCVVAGPYHYVTDSYSRTFDDGTTLEIPLGALCRKGLAPHFDADDVFLVTKQGLDFFHDHFDHPYPFGKYDQAFVPEYNLGAMENPGLVTFREEFIFRGKVTQASYEGRANVVLHEMAHMWFGDLVTMEWWDDLWLKESFADFMGAFSLVRATRFENGWITFANRRKAWAYRADQLPSTHPITADIRDLQDAKLNFDGITYAKGASVLKQLVAYVGEEAFLEGARRYFKRHAYGNTRLGDLLSVLEETSGRDMSAWSRSWLQTAGVNSLTPQVLLGADGRIEELAVVQEAAEAYPELRPHRVAVGLYRVSDSGSLERYARVETDVDGARTVVAELAGAEAPDLVLVNDDDLTYCKTRFDATSLATLREHLGSVTDPLARALCWSALWNMTRDALLPARDFVDLVLRFGGRESEIGVVQMLHAWAESAVTHYTAPARRETAARLLAEGARRELYAAGPGSEHQLAWARFFARTATTGADFELLRDLLAGTATVDGLELDQELRWVFLEPLAAHGAVDEKALAEELARDDTASGKRHQVRCLAARPSEAVKAQAWAQVVESDALSNAMVEATIAGFSQGSQRELIAPYAEKYFAAIERVWAERSIQIGMHVVQGLFPSLQQSKETLDATDAWLDAHKEAAPALRRLVLESRDDLARALRGQACDEASDH from the coding sequence GTGCCCGGTGAGAATCTGTCCCGCGACGAGGCCCGGGAGCGGGCCGCCCTGCTGAGCGTCGACGGGTACGAGGTGTCCCTCGACCTGCGGTCCGCGGTCGGTGAGGACCGGGGGGACGGGCCCCGCACCTTCCGCTCCGTCACGACGGTCCGCTTCCGCTGCAACGAGCCCGGGGCGAGCAGCTTCGCGGACCTGATCGCGCCGAGCGTGACGGCCGTCTCACTCAACGGCCGTGATCTGGACCCCGGCGAGGTCTTCGACGGCTGTCGGATCACGCTGGAGGACCTGGCCGCGGACAACGAGCTGGTGGTCGACGCCCAGTGCGCCTACTCGCGCACCGGCGAGGGCCTGCACCGCTTCGTCGACCCCGAGGACGGCGAGGTGTACCTGTACACGCAGTACGAGCCGGCCGACTCGCGCCGGGTCTTCGCCAACTTCGAGCAGCCCGACCTGAAGGCCCCCTACCGCTTCGAGGTGCGGGCGCCCGAGGGCTGGACGGTGTGGAGCAACGGGGCCGGTGAGCAGGCCGACGGGGTGTGGCGGTTCGCCGAGACCAAGCCGATCTCGACGTACATCACCTGTGTGGTGGCGGGCCCGTACCACTACGTGACGGACTCCTACTCGCGCACCTTCGACGACGGCACGACGCTGGAGATCCCGCTCGGCGCCCTGTGCCGCAAGGGCCTCGCGCCCCACTTCGACGCCGACGACGTCTTCCTGGTCACCAAGCAGGGTCTGGACTTCTTCCACGACCACTTCGACCACCCGTACCCGTTCGGGAAGTACGACCAGGCGTTCGTGCCCGAGTACAACCTGGGCGCGATGGAGAACCCGGGCCTGGTGACGTTCCGGGAGGAGTTCATCTTCCGCGGGAAGGTGACGCAGGCGTCCTACGAGGGCCGGGCCAACGTCGTCCTGCACGAGATGGCGCACATGTGGTTCGGCGACCTGGTCACCATGGAGTGGTGGGACGACCTGTGGCTGAAGGAGTCCTTCGCGGACTTCATGGGCGCGTTCTCCCTGGTCCGCGCGACCCGCTTCGAGAACGGCTGGATCACCTTCGCCAACCGCCGCAAGGCCTGGGCCTACCGCGCGGACCAGCTGCCCTCCACGCACCCGATCACGGCGGACATCCGCGACCTGCAGGACGCCAAGCTGAACTTCGACGGCATCACGTACGCCAAGGGCGCGTCGGTGCTGAAGCAGCTCGTGGCGTACGTCGGCGAGGAGGCGTTCCTGGAGGGCGCCCGGCGCTACTTCAAGCGGCACGCGTACGGCAACACGCGCCTCGGCGATCTGCTGTCGGTGCTGGAGGAGACCAGCGGCCGGGACATGAGTGCCTGGTCGCGGTCCTGGCTCCAGACTGCCGGGGTGAACTCGCTGACGCCGCAGGTGCTGCTGGGCGCGGACGGCCGTATCGAGGAGCTGGCGGTGGTGCAGGAGGCGGCGGAGGCGTACCCCGAGCTGCGCCCGCACCGGGTCGCGGTGGGCCTGTACAGGGTGTCGGACAGCGGTTCGCTGGAGCGGTACGCGCGCGTGGAGACCGACGTCGACGGCGCCCGGACGGTCGTGGCGGAACTGGCCGGCGCCGAGGCACCGGACCTGGTCCTGGTCAACGACGACGACCTGACGTACTGCAAGACCCGCTTCGACGCGACGTCGCTGGCCACCCTGCGCGAGCACCTGGGCTCGGTCACCGATCCGCTGGCGCGTGCCCTGTGCTGGTCGGCGCTGTGGAACATGACGCGTGACGCGCTGCTCCCGGCGCGGGACTTCGTGGACCTGGTGCTGCGCTTCGGCGGACGCGAGTCCGAGATCGGCGTGGTGCAGATGCTGCATGCCTGGGCCGAGTCGGCGGTCACCCACTACACGGCGCCCGCCCGGCGCGAGACGGCCGCCCGGCTGCTCGCGGAGGGTGCCCGGCGCGAGCTGTACGCGGCCGGGCCGGGCAGCGAACACCAGCTCGCCTGGGCACGCTTCTTCGCCCGGACGGCGACCACCGGGGCCGACTTCGAGCTGCTGCGGGACCTGCTCGCCGGCACGGCGACGGTCGACGGCCTCGAACTGGACCAGGAGCTGCGCTGGGTGTTCCTGGAGCCGCTGGCCGCGCACGGGGCCGTGGACGAGAAGGCGCTGGCCGAGGAGCTGGCCCGGGACGACACGGCCTCCGGCAAGCGCCACCAGGTGCGCTGTCTGGCCGCCCGTCCCTCCGAGGCGGTCAAGGCGCAGGCATGGGCGCAGGTCGTGGAGTCGGACGCGCTGTCCAACGCCATGGTCGAGGCGACCATCGCGGGCTTCTCCCAGGGCTCGCAGCGGGAGCTGATCGCGCCGTACGCCGAGAAGTACTTCGCGGCGATCGAGCGGGTGTGGGCCGAGCGGTCGATCCAGATCGGCATGCACGTGGTGCAGGGCCTGTTCCCGTCGCTCCAGCAGTCGAAGGAGACGCTGGACGCCACGGACGCCTGGCTGGACGCCCACAAGGAGGCGGCACCGGCGCTGCGCCGGCTGGTACTGGAGTCCCGTGACGATCTGGCACGGGCGTTGCGCGGACAAGCGTGCGACGAGGCCTCTGACCATTAG
- a CDS encoding mycothiol-dependent nitroreductase Rv2466c family protein: protein MSDKTPVDFWFDPLCPWAWMTSRWVLEVEKVRDIEVRWHVMSLAVLNENKLDELPEEYRELLETKAWGPVRVVIAAQQEHGPEVLGAFYTALGTRIHNRAEGPGKETVAAALKDVGLPESLLEHWDATPYEAELRASHKEGIDKVGQDVGTPVIAVPGSDGEQIAFFGPVVTPAPQGEEAGRLWDGTLAVASVPGFYEIKRTRTKGPDFSNL from the coding sequence ATGTCGGACAAGACACCCGTCGACTTCTGGTTCGACCCGCTGTGCCCCTGGGCCTGGATGACCTCCCGCTGGGTTCTGGAGGTGGAGAAGGTCAGGGACATCGAGGTCCGCTGGCATGTCATGAGCCTCGCCGTCCTGAACGAGAACAAGCTGGACGAGCTGCCCGAGGAGTACCGCGAACTGCTGGAGACCAAGGCGTGGGGCCCCGTCCGGGTCGTCATAGCCGCGCAGCAGGAGCACGGCCCCGAGGTCCTCGGCGCCTTCTACACCGCGCTCGGCACCCGCATCCACAACCGGGCGGAGGGCCCCGGCAAGGAGACGGTCGCCGCCGCCCTGAAGGACGTCGGCCTGCCCGAGTCCCTCCTGGAGCACTGGGACGCCACCCCGTACGAGGCCGAGCTGCGCGCCTCCCACAAGGAGGGCATCGACAAGGTCGGCCAGGACGTGGGCACCCCGGTCATCGCCGTGCCCGGCTCCGACGGCGAGCAGATCGCCTTCTTCGGCCCGGTCGTCACCCCGGCCCCGCAGGGCGAGGAGGCCGGCCGCCTCTGGGACGGCACCCTCGCCGTGGCCTCGGTCCCCGGCTTCTACGAGATCAAGCGCACCCGCACCAAGGGCCCGGACTTCTCCAACCTGTAG
- a CDS encoding serine hydrolase domain-containing protein: MNRRARTAALTAATAMVLSAALAVPAVAASPVAAPGGHDATERAVRAAVADGVPGVTLTVRRGHGTWAAAVGVGNVETGTARSARDHYRIASISKTFVATVVLQLEAEKQLSLDDTVEKWLPGVVRGNGHDGRRITIRQLLNHTSGIFDYLEDPGFQQKYMTAAGFMKHRFDEAAPEDLLAVAMANEPYFRPGTSFAYSNTNYLLAAQVIEKATGNDYGDEIDRRIIAPLHLTSTSVPTTRVTLPRPSSRAYSKLARETTGPTYDVTELNPRLAYGSGQMVSSSADLTRFYSALLGGRLLPREQLKEMKTTVDSSRETSRYGLGLVDRKLGCGVHVWGHDGGIYGSNSDAVTTEDGRHSLAVNFNGDWSGSTDAIIEAEFCDK, encoded by the coding sequence ATGAACAGACGAGCGCGTACGGCGGCCCTGACGGCGGCGACGGCGATGGTGCTGTCGGCGGCCCTGGCGGTTCCGGCGGTGGCGGCGAGCCCGGTGGCCGCACCCGGTGGCCATGACGCGACCGAGCGGGCCGTCCGGGCCGCGGTCGCCGACGGCGTCCCGGGAGTGACGCTGACGGTCCGGCGGGGCCACGGCACCTGGGCGGCCGCGGTCGGCGTCGGCAACGTGGAGACGGGCACGGCGCGTTCGGCCCGGGACCACTACCGCATCGCCAGCATCAGCAAGACGTTCGTCGCCACGGTCGTCCTCCAGCTGGAGGCGGAGAAGCAGCTGTCGCTCGACGACACCGTGGAGAAGTGGCTGCCGGGCGTGGTCCGGGGCAACGGCCACGACGGCCGCCGCATCACGATCCGGCAGCTCCTGAACCACACCAGCGGCATCTTCGACTACCTGGAGGACCCCGGCTTCCAGCAGAAGTACATGACCGCGGCCGGCTTCATGAAGCACCGCTTCGACGAGGCGGCCCCGGAGGACCTGCTCGCCGTCGCCATGGCCAACGAGCCCTACTTCAGGCCGGGTACGTCGTTCGCGTACTCCAACACCAATTACCTCCTGGCCGCGCAGGTGATCGAGAAGGCCACCGGCAACGACTACGGCGACGAGATCGACCGCCGGATCATCGCCCCCCTGCACCTGACGTCGACGTCGGTCCCCACCACCCGGGTCACCCTGCCCCGGCCCAGCAGCCGCGCCTACTCCAAACTGGCCAGGGAGACGACGGGCCCGACGTACGACGTCACGGAACTCAACCCGCGCCTGGCCTACGGCTCCGGCCAGATGGTCTCCAGCTCGGCCGACCTGACCCGCTTCTACTCGGCCCTGCTCGGCGGCCGGCTGCTCCCGCGCGAGCAGCTGAAGGAGATGAAGACCACGGTCGATTCCAGCCGGGAAACGAGCCGCTACGGCCTGGGGCTGGTCGATCGCAAGCTCGGCTGCGGCGTCCACGTCTGGGGCCACGACGGCGGGATCTACGGCTCGAACTCGGACGCGGTGACCACCGAGGACGGCCGCCACTCCCTCGCCGTCAACTTCAACGGTGACTGGTCGGGGAGCACGGACGCGATCATCGAGGCGGAGTTCTGCGACAAGTAG
- a CDS encoding NUDIX hydrolase, with amino-acid sequence MRQKLRVAAYAICVRDGQILLARSPAQDGTPEWVVPGGGMEHGEDPYDTVRREVEEETGYRIEVTGLLGVNSSHRVFRNGFGPAVDHHGVRFVYEGRITGGELRNEVNGSTDLAAWHDLDAVPGLVRISMVDIALRMWRERPVTGRLADVPE; translated from the coding sequence GTGCGACAGAAGTTGAGGGTGGCGGCCTACGCCATATGCGTCCGGGACGGACAGATCCTGCTCGCCCGCTCACCCGCCCAGGACGGCACGCCCGAGTGGGTCGTGCCGGGCGGCGGCATGGAGCACGGCGAGGATCCCTACGACACCGTCCGGCGGGAGGTGGAGGAGGAGACCGGCTACCGCATCGAGGTGACCGGGCTGCTCGGCGTGAACTCCTCGCACCGCGTCTTCCGCAACGGCTTCGGGCCGGCCGTCGACCATCACGGCGTCCGGTTCGTCTACGAGGGCCGCATCACCGGCGGCGAACTGCGCAACGAGGTGAACGGCTCCACCGACCTCGCCGCCTGGCACGACCTGGACGCGGTGCCCGGGCTGGTGCGGATCTCGATGGTCGACATCGCCCTGCGGATGTGGCGCGAACGCCCGGTCACCGGACGGCTGGCCGACGTCCCGGAGTAG
- a CDS encoding glycerophosphodiester phosphodiesterase family protein, whose amino-acid sequence MRLGRRSLLLAAAAGTGAAATAGPAAAGARKGGGPVVIGHRGAAGWRPEHTAPSYTYAVQTGADWIEPDLVPTKDHVLVVRHENEISQTTDVARRPEFADRRTTKTVDGRAVTGWFTEDFTLAELKTLRAVERLPAVRNRNTVFDGRAEVMTFQEVVDLARRLSREHGRTIAVFPETKHPTYFRSIGLPLEPKLAAVIRRNRLGRRECVVQSFEPTSLRRMTDLNVPLWQALGTTGGPYDLPSVTYRDMMTPAGLAGIAEYADWIGPDKSSVAGTALVADAHAAGLRIGPYTFRAENQFLPERFRRGSGPNDFGDAFAEYTLYYRMGVDAVVTDFPDLAVIARRS is encoded by the coding sequence ATGCGACTCGGACGGAGATCCCTCCTGCTCGCCGCGGCCGCGGGAACCGGCGCAGCCGCCACGGCGGGCCCGGCGGCGGCCGGAGCACGCAAGGGCGGTGGCCCGGTCGTCATCGGCCACCGCGGCGCGGCCGGCTGGCGCCCGGAGCACACGGCACCCTCGTACACGTACGCCGTGCAGACGGGCGCCGACTGGATCGAACCGGACCTGGTGCCGACGAAGGACCATGTGCTGGTGGTCCGGCACGAGAACGAGATCTCCCAGACGACCGACGTGGCCCGCCGGCCGGAGTTCGCGGACCGCCGGACGACGAAGACGGTCGACGGGCGGGCGGTCACCGGCTGGTTCACGGAGGACTTCACGCTGGCCGAGCTGAAGACGCTGCGGGCGGTGGAGCGGCTGCCCGCGGTCCGCAACCGCAACACCGTCTTCGACGGGCGTGCGGAGGTCATGACGTTCCAGGAGGTCGTGGACCTGGCGCGGCGGCTGTCACGGGAGCACGGCCGGACGATCGCGGTCTTCCCGGAGACCAAGCACCCCACGTACTTCCGCTCGATCGGACTGCCGCTGGAGCCGAAGCTGGCGGCCGTGATCCGCCGCAACCGGCTCGGGCGGCGCGAGTGCGTCGTGCAGTCCTTCGAACCGACGAGCCTGCGGCGCATGACGGATCTGAACGTGCCGTTGTGGCAGGCGCTGGGGACGACGGGCGGGCCCTACGACCTGCCCTCGGTGACCTACCGGGACATGATGACGCCGGCGGGACTGGCGGGGATCGCCGAGTACGCGGACTGGATCGGGCCGGACAAGTCCTCGGTCGCGGGCACGGCGCTCGTCGCGGACGCGCATGCGGCGGGGCTGCGGATCGGGCCGTACACCTTCCGCGCGGAGAACCAGTTCCTGCCGGAGCGGTTCCGGCGCGGAAGCGGACCGAACGATTTCGGGGACGCGTTCGCGGAATACACGCTGTACTACCGCATGGGGGTCGATGCGGTCGTAACCGACTTCCCGGACTTGGCGGTGATCGCGAGGAGGAGCTGA